The DNA region ataagaaagtgATTAGCAACATTGAATTAAAAGGATTGGGGCCAGAAAATGtcctaatcaaataaaattgacttgagggtgtttttgtgaaaaactcccttttgattcactattttctagtgaatcttaggtttttcccatgagatttttgtgtgttttgaaaatataccatGCAAGGCTTTTTATAGTTGAGAAAATAGGATTTGGAACAGCTCCTAGACAATGTGgaattcattccaaacctcagtcATTATTGAAGAAAACTTGCCTTTCTTATGCTTCTGAAACCCTAGCTGCATACGCAGGTCGAGGcccactttggtcattttattttcaaaaatagatttttgctcagttaaaaggttatattttccattttaaaactcttcaagtcaatttgatatctaattgggctttaaACTGGCCTTAGGCCTTAGAGTTTGAGTATTATTGGGGAACGAGGGGCCCGAGTCGTAAAGAGTACAAAATGCGGCGTTTACAgatgcccctcttttgattcGTGAGCTTTGctaacaaaatcaaaagaataagagacaaCATTTTGTTTCGATGTATAGCTCATACCCGACCCAGCACATGACACACATCATGCATACACGGGGCGGGGTGCAACTCCAAAGAGTTGCATGAGATTCGTATGTCCATAGTCCCACCTTTGTTGCTTAGGAAACGAGCAATGAAAGGTTCACTATCCCAAACCTGTTTTTTCACTTGCAAGCAAATGCTGAGTGACTCACTATCCCAGAgtcactaaaaaagaaaaagaaaataaacaaaggcACTCTTATGAGCTAAcccaataaacaataaaaagatatagtCTCTGTGGTGTCCATCTGGGGCTCTTGCCTCAAACTTCTTCAGGTGACTTGTTTCTCTTgttttcttcacttctttctctaccttttctAGTGAGGCTCTTGCCTTGGGTTGGCCTTGGCCTCTTTCTCTATCACtatctctatcttttttctATCATGCCTGCACGTTCAATCTCGGGAGGACATGTGCACGAGTAGGATCCACTAGGGATGGTGAAAAACTTACTGAGGAGTGGATGTACATGAGGAGGAATCTCTTGCCTCGCATGACTTGCTTGGAGATGAGAAACTTGTTGAGGAGTAGTGTAGATGTGTGATCCACTAAGGAAGAATCTTCTACTTCTTTCATGGTTCATAGAGGATTTTGAGGAAAAATCTTCTGCTTCCTAACTGGGGATTTCTTTTCAGGTGTATCGGACTCACTAGGGAAGAATCTTTTGCTTTCGTACTAGGGATACTTTGAGGAAATATCTTTTGCTTCCTCATTGGGGATCTGCTTTGGTGTGCTTGGGTCCATCAGGGAAGAATCTTCTACTTCCTCTATGGTGTGATGCTTGATATACTTGAATTATTGGGGAAGTCTTCTGCTTCCTCTATGAGGATGATATTTGATTCATTTAAggaagaatcttctgcttccttaCTGGGGATTTATTTTAGTGTGCTCGAATTATTGAGGAAGAGTCTTCTACTTCCTTACTGAGGATGTGTTTGATAGGTTCAATTCATTTGAGGAAGAATCTTTGGTCTCCTTTGTCGGGGGTATTGCTTGAGATGCTTGAAATATTGGGGTAGAGTCTTCTACTTCTTTATTGAGGATGGTGTTTGATATGCTTGAACCACTGGGGATGATTCTTGATGTGTTTAATCCACTAGGGATGGTTCTTGATGTGCTTGAACAAGGGAATAGTCTTCTACTTCCTTTGTTGCTTAATGGGGAGtcttttgataattttgtgTCTAATTGTGGAAGTCTTGAGATGTTTctccttttttgaaaaaaagaattattttttattcatgactaaactacatgtagtttagtgGTGAGGCCTATACTACACGTAGTTTGGCCATTAGGTGTATTCctgcctttttattttctccaacggttaccaaccattttttttattcttcttcactCGTCATCTCCCTCACCTCTTCATATTCTTCATaactcctctcttttttctctctacaaAATCCTCCCCTCTTTCTTTTCCTCACTTCCTTACTCTCTCATCCTCTCAAACCctcttattttcttattttctcatCATCTTCTCCAATGGCACCCAAGGCCAAGAAATCCTCCTACGTCTTATCTTTTGATGCCTTCTATCTCACCCGTTAGAGCGGAGCCACAAGGTTGGTGGGACCTCCACTATTGACATACCGACCAGAAAATCACATTCCCATAGGTGAATCTGtaagttttttcattttttctgatttcaagtttctctttgatctttggtttaaatgtatttttgGTTATGTAAATGCTTGGGTTTTGCTGTGGGATGAGTTTAGATGAAAGCCTGACACCTTAGAAGGGATAGGAACATGTCTATGATTGATTTTGGATAACGCTTCTTTGAAAATGTCAAAGAACTACTTCTACCTGGGTTCTTGCGTGTGTGGGCTCGGGCTTGCATACGTAGCTTGCATTCATGCGTACGCAGCTCTGTTCTTGCATGCACAGGTATGTTCTTGAGGTTTTGTGCATGTGGGAATGGACCTGCGCACGCGgggttttgtttgcttgtttggGCTTTGACCTGTGTACGTGAGACGCTTGGCAAAAGCCCTACTCTGctaattttcacttttttctcaACTGTTTCACCTCCATATGCAATTCTAACACATCTTTTTGTCATTCGTGCATCTAAATATCACCATATCATTCTCTTTATCTTCACTCTTGCATCAAAACACCATATTCCTTGAATCATGAATCTAATGACATCTTTCTTTTTGTAGTCATTATCCCCTCATGCTGATAGGGGAAGCACCAATAAGGTGGTGGAATGGTTCAACCTGCTTGCCCCCGAAACTAGGGGCTACATCCGAGAGGTGAGCTTTGAGCCTATCATTGGTCTTCTTTCGGAGAAATCTGTGAGCGCCACCTTGGTACAATGCCTTATTGAGAGGTGGTGGGTGTGGACGTAAGGGAAAGTGTCAGAGTCTCCACATAATTATATTGTCTAGCAACCATAAATATAACGGCCTTTCTAGGAAGGACCTTTGGTCTTACTACCAAAGTATGagttcggagtttaggtatgcTCTTGGGAAGGTATTAGGCACTCAAGatcgcccaaccctaaggttggcctcccatcattgtgttTTACGTCTTATTTTACGTCTTAACCTTATTAAAAACATGTTCAACACTTGCATgtatactcacacacacactagcatacaacACGGTATCTTTCATCCCAAACAAAACATACTTATCTATCTACCTAAACAAAAAAGAGTCAAACATACCAAAGaaaccctagcatacatctatcatggaaTCAAAGCATTTTCAAGGTAGcaacatatataattaaatcaagGCAGAAACATAAAGAAAGATCCAAGCAATATGTGATTCAACCAAGCATTCACATCCATTTCTAGCACCAAAACAAGTTCATGTATGAACATTTccaatgcatgacttaccttttATTTACATTGCAGCAACTCATCACCTATGACGTTCATGCATGAATATGTGAATGCGTGTTCATGGCATCAAGGCAAGAAACGAACAtgaaaccctaatctaaacatgttaaagacaaacaaacatgttaaaaGATGAACAAGAACTCATGgggcttaaaaatataaaaaaaggctACACAGAACAAACATGTGAATGCAGagaaaaaaattagggtttcttggCAACGGTATCACGCACGCTAGAATAGGTGTGTGTACACACAATTGTATATTCTTTTTCATAAGCCGCCACCATGCcgcaaggggggggggggggggagggggctCCTTTGGGCCCCTTCCTGAGTCTGTCCTTGTATATAACTttctcaacaaataaaaaaaaaaagtccccaaatcttttaaaacaaaatgaaaattaaatatatgtCCAATTGAGGTTTTGCCTCAGCCTCACATTAAAAGGGATTCCTTCCAATAATAATTTGGTGTGTGAGATATGTGACTGCATACACATAAGAAAATAGACAGATACTTGAATAGATCTAGATACATTCGTTCTAAAAAataaaggctaaaatgcaaaactaatccttaagtttcatcataattaatttcagtaatctaagtttcaagtttattcaattaagaattttctataaattttgttaatatttttttatataaaaattatagaaaatatttttcaatcattaattggattttttagttaaaaaaatttgaagaaaaaaaaattaaaaagttgataaaaataccttaattaaataaacttgaaattaaaaagactaaaataaataaaaataaatttaaaagactAGAATGAATTATAGAAGACGAGTTTTGCATTTaagccaaaattaaaataaaacagagCCGTTctagtctcaaaattttttattgtagaaaaaacaaagaaacacaaacacaaaggaGTTAGGTAATAAGTTCTACCACAAAAAACAGGTTACAAACTCCACTCAAAACTCAAGAAGCCTGATAAGTTTTAAGGTTGGATAAAACAAGTTATGCTGCACGTCTGCTATATAAATCTGAATTCAACATTGAATTAAGTCTAAAAGTAGTAGTGGTAAAGTAACTAATACCTAACAATTCGcggattttaaaattaaaataaataaataaaaattattaataattaaaccCTTTCCacctcaaaaaacaaaaccaaaacctcTCTCACCACTGCTTCTCTTCTTCTACTACTAAAAACGCTGCGCTAATAAATAATCTTACCGCCGATCACCTCCTGCTGCAGGTTTCCGGTAACCCCTCCTCCTCATTATCTTTCTTTACGCTACGCTTTCTGCGCTGAATTTAATAATATTGCTTCCTCCAGCTTCTCTCTATATACatcatgtatgtatgtatgtatgtatgtatgtctaaattttatttttcataatagtGAGTGTGCTGTGCTGTTCATTGATTTATCTTATCTTATGCGGGAAATAATGGAACGAATTAATACATACGTACGTACATACATACATGATATTTGGCCGTGGCCGCCACAGCAGCTTATAATAATCACAGTTACAGGTACAGCTTTGATCATCTCGTCTGGGTGATTCATTCATAAATTTGCTACGATACAGTGAtctacacaaaaaatcaaatcaaatcaaaacaagaatAATTTTCCATTtcggccttttttttttcacaatcctGATGGTTTGACGAGAGTGTGTTAAATTAAAGTTGGACCATCACTTGTTTCGATGGTCGTTATCGATAGAagtttatcttttgtttttgtttaaaaaaagaaaaaagaaaaaaagagtaaagcaAAGAGGCTTTTAGGCCTAATTCAAGTTAATgcctttaaaagaaaagaatcagTTTGTTGGCTCAACGCTCCCACTTCCTTCCCTCCTTGATTTGGTTTGTGTAAAGCTAAGAAGCTTTATCTTCATGGATTTAAACTTTTCACTTAAGTTGAAACCACTCTGGTTCAGACCAGCTTGTTCCTGATGATGTTGGATTTGACTCACAGGGtgccattttatttatttatatcctTGCTATtgttacctttatttttttcgataacatgaaaaaaaatgttatatacacTTTGGTATTTACTTATTGAAAAATTCTTGATCTATGGTTTCTTTATTTATGGTGTATGTATTTCAAAACTTTGAAGTCCACTTTCTAACATAGATAATAATACTCTATGCTGCTTAGCATGTTAGGTTGTAAAATTGGCTAAGAAACttctagctcaattggcacctcctGTTGTTTCCAAAGGAGATGTCCAgggttcaaatctctctctcacaactatagaattattataaaaaaaaaaaaaaaaaagagttgtaaAACTGTAATGACTAAAGAGAATTGTGTGATGTACTCTCTTTCCTTTGTCAGTGCTGCTATATTATAAAAGAAGTGATGGAGCTATTGTCTCACTTGGATGATGAGTTAGAGACTTGCTGACACCTTGGGTTTTCTATGACTATCTTCCaattaattattatcttaaCACATTGCACTAGATTAATCCTAAATGCCcttaagttttctattttggtAGCTTGGGGGATAGGAAAAAGTTTCTTGTCTTGTAtatctattttctgtttttcaAAATGCGCTATTTTAGTAGTCAAATTATGGGGGATTATCTTCTATACAGTTTCTCTGAGCTGGGATGTTGGTTTTGCTGGAATTAGTGTTCTACAAATCTGTCATGTGAATCTTgacaaattttcttatattttgaaagTCTGCAGGTAAATTTTATCATCCCTGAATACTAATCCCTGGTGCCTTTAACAAGGGTTGAGGTATCTAAACATTGGTTCCAGCAATATAGTACATGTCCATAATGGATCTGAATCATAAAGGTATAACCTGGGTTGGAAATTTTTTCCAGAAGCTTGAAGCTGTGTGCCAAGAGGTGGATGATATTGTGAGCAAGGTAGCTTTGATTCTATTTTACCTTTTTCCACAAGCTcttccctatatatatgtgtgtgtgtgtgtgtgtgtgtatttttggtGCTCTTTAACTAATCCTCTCATGAGACTGGCATTTTCACTGTTTTCACTGGATGTTATTTGGTTGTTGTGTGTTTAAACAAATAACTTTGTTAGATGCACTGATGTAATCTGGTCCAACCCATCTTCAATTTAGTTGCAATTAAGCTTTTGACTGCAGCAGATTTTCCTCTCATAATTTTGAATTGCTTTCATGTACAGGATACAGTTAAATATGTTGAAAACCAATTGCAAAATATGGGTGGAAATGTGAAAAAGTTCTATTCTGACGTTGTCCAAGATGCAATAGTGGATTCTGTAAAGCGTGAAGCTCAAGCTGTGGCTTTGAAAAGTAATGCAGCTATTGGCACCTATTTGAAGTCAATGATGGGTGATGAAAAAAAGCGGGAAGTTACTGTCATAATGCAATCAAATGTGCAGCCCAAAGCAGTTGATCTTGTGACAAAACAGCTGCCAGATGCATTAAATGGGTCTCACCTTAAAAGTCAAACTCCTCCAACTTCTGTAAACTCTCTTGAGGAGGCAGTGACTGACAAAACTCTCCAAAAGTTTGATGATGTTCCAACAAGTGAAAATCCAAATGAGAGCACTGAAGAAAATGCAATAGAGGAGCCTGCACCTGAGGTGTTGGAATTAATTTCTCCAGGTGATGAAGAATCCTCTGAAGCTTTATATTCTGGTGAGTTTAATGTTGATAATCATGAAAATGCAATAGAGGAGTCTGCACCTGAGGTGTTGGAGTTAATTTCTCCAAGTGATGAAGAATCCtctgaaaatttattttctggtGAGTTAAATGATGATAATCATGAAAATACATTTGGAGTTCTGGCTGAGGTTTCACCAGCATCTTCATTTCATTGTGTGGAGTTCCAATCTCCCCCCAAAATGGGAACAGTTTGTGATAGCCTTGTAGATGTCACTGAGGTTGTTTCTGATGTTTCGAGTGTTCTTACTTATTCTGAAACATCCTTTTCAGTTCTATATGGTGAAAAAATAATACAAGAGATGAGGCCTTTATCTGCCTGCAGTTCCCTGTTAGCAGAATCTTTTAGTCTGTCTGGGAAATCACCTGACAACTCCCTGAGTGCATTATCTTGTAATTATTCTGGTGATTGTGTTTGTGATAATTCCAGTAAGCTCCCCTCTTCTCTGCCAGCTCCAATTATCTCCTGTAAGAATAAGTCAGTCGAGTCTGGACTTGGTTCCTCCAGCAGCATGCTATCATTGAAATCCATTGGTtggtactttttctttttaaattataaaacttttctATGTTTCCAATACAACTGTTGTAATTAACTAATATTTTGGCAGAAGAAGACAATTCCAGAATTAAGGAAATTTTGTCTCTGAATGAATCATCTGAATCTGCTCTAGGTGAGACTTCCATAAGCTTTCTTTCTTACCTTGCCCCTACCCCTCAGTtggctcttttttatttttatatttttattttttaaatggtaaGTAACACACACATCCAGTGGTTCCCATGACCTTACCCTCCATTCAATCCTTATGGGAAAAGGAAGTGTGTGAGCAAGAGCTCACTGGCCTTTTCTCTGATTTCTTTTTGGTAGTTATAAATaaatggtgatgatgatggttATGATTATTGCTTATGTTTTTAGCCTTGAAGAATCTTAACCATAGTTTTGTAATCTAGCATTTTACTTGCTCCATTCCTTAGGCACTGTTTTATCATTTTACTGATTGCATTTAGGTTGATTCCAAAATCTTTGTGGGGGTATCAAAGGCATGAATTTAGAATTACCATAATACACCACATTCTGGATTACTCAATCCCAACCGAGGTGACAATTTTATTACCAATGCACGAATTTTGGCAGTCTGAAGATTTCAGTCTTTTTCGTAGATGATAAAGAAATATTTGAATCTTATATACATTACAGATTTTCTGCAAGACTAGGttaaaatttgaaacattttaacttGAAGACCACTTTATTTAACGTCTAATAAGCCTATTCTAAGCATTTCACTTTCTTGGACATGTAGTATACAATGTTCATGTGCCTGTACCATGTACCACAATGGTCTTTCTTCTGGGTAATGTGGGCTTGATTGTTCTTTGACAGCATGGCTTCTGATGATGCAGAGCTTCCTTGATATTCAGGAGCtcaaattatgttattttttcacatttactACATCATTCTAGCAGAACCTTGTGTTCTAGCCTTCTAGGCAGACAATGTATTATGTggtaaattattgtttttttttcttaagcaGGTTCTATATGCATGATTCTTTGCACCCCTTATTTATGTCTCATGTCATGTGGTAATAATTATGTCTTCATATTCTCTAGTCTTTTGATTCATCTATTGTTCAGTTAGCATATAAATTTGAGATGTGTATTTTGTGgtaaattatagtttttttcttaAGCAGGTTCTATATGCATGATTCTTTGCACCCCTTATTTATGTCTCATGTCATGTGGTAATAATTATGTCTTCATATTCTCTAGTCTTTTGATTCATCTATTGTTCAGTTAGCATATAAATTTGAGATGTGTATTTTGTGgtaaattatagtttttttcttaAGCAGGTTCTATATACACAATTCTTTGAATCCTTATCTATGTCTCATGTCATGTGGTAATAATTatgttttcatatttttctagCCTTTTGATTCATCTATTGTTCAGTTAGCATATAAAATTGAGATCTGATTCTCTTAATCTTAGGATTATTTAGAATGATGAGCTCAGTTTGAGTACTATTGAGTAttgatcttctttttctttttcattttttgataaatattgattttctttcttGACCCAACTTGTGTGAAATTTTACAGTAGCAATAAAGTTATTTTGGATTGAAACATTTATTCCattcttttagcttctttttttttttttttttggcatgtgATTCTCTGAATCCAGGTACAGATTTTGATTGTGTGTCTCTGGGAGTTGGATTTGTCCAACTTCTATTTTTTCAGCTTGGGGTTTATCCATTCTGACTGGCCTTTTACACCATATTTGGTTGCACAGAAGGGGAGGGAAATGAAGAGAAAAGAGTGAGGACAgggaaattgaaaaaagaaaggggaaattactcaaaaaaaagaaaaaaaagaaaagaaaggggaaagaaaatatttctcAGTGTGTTTGGATGTAGAGGGaaagagaaaggagagaaagggaaggaaaattacgaaattatcaattatcaattAATGATGAAGATATAAAAATTATCTCATAAAAAGTCCAAACTTTTCAAGCGCATAAGTGTAATTTTATGGTTtagtaaatagtaaaaaattggTAGGACCCACAGAAACCCGTTCTCTCCACATTTCCTTTCCTTCCTCCCTTTCATTTTAACCAAACAAAGGAGAACAGATCCTTTCTCTTCCCTTCTCTCCCCTTCtgtccacaaaaaaaaaaaaaatagtgttagTGCTGGATGTTGTCTGGAATGTTTACATCATTGGGTTAAAAAATCCTTTTTTACTTGGACATGGTCCTATGCATTCTGTTTCATagtcaattaaatttaatgttgAAAAACATATTAATGAGGTGAAGACTACAGCAGTTGATGTATCATACACCTTTGGTACTAGAGGGAATGGTTGTCATTCTGTGTGGTTGAATATAATTGTAGCTAGTCTGGTTctcatgatatttttgtttctgACATAATGACTGGAATGCCCTTTGGACTGCATTAGCAAGGTTGGTTGATTGGAAATTATAGCTGACAATCCCATCATTTGCAATATCTTTTGTTGTTACCTTATCACTAATAAAGCTTTTTTACAGGACATTCATATGACTTGAACAATGATATTAATGACCCTGATATGGAAACCATTGAATTGTGTGACAAGGTGAAGCTTGATGAAAGCTGTGTCATTGTAGAACCTAGTGAACTTTATGCTGTCTCTCATAGAGTTCGAAAGCTCAGATCATACAGGGTAATCTCTTTATCTGATAAAACTGTTCTTTTTGAATgctaacataataaaaatgggtAGGAATGCACTGTCTAACATGCCCTCTTAAACATTAGTTTACAGTAATGAATTAGATATAATGAGTTCTAACCATGGAAACTGAACATCATTTTCCTGACcttaataacattttttgttaAGAGAAAAGGCCATATCCATCAAATCTGGTCGGCTTTATTATACTTGATCTGTCAAAGTGAACTCATCAAAATGTTCCTTTTTCTCATGTTGAAAGGGCACACTAGTTTGGAATTTCAATATAATCAATACATAGAATGTACTTAAGTGAAACCTATTTGGAACATGTTTTTTGGAGTCATTATGGCTTTTGAAAgcaataattttcttgtatgtACTTCAGCATTAAGGAATTGTGCTTCTTGGAAACTATATTAGAAATCTTTTATgccttaaatttatttatttttaacttttcattgaAGAGTTTGGCAACTGAatccttatatttttatttttataattactcTCCCCACATTAGAAAAAGATTCAAGATGCATTTGCTTCAAAGAAGAGATTGGTGAAGGAATATGAACAACTAGCAATTTGGTATGGAGATGTTGACATGGGGTCTAGCAAAGACGGATCACAACCTCTTTTGACATCTACCCCTGCAAAATCCTTAGACTCGAAAAATTTGCAATTAGAACTTTCATATGACACTGAATGGGAGCTTCTGTAGATAAACAATAAACCTCTGTATATAGCTGCAATTAGACTGGTCAGAGAGCGTATTTCCTGTGCAGATGAGGCTCCTACTTTCAATGTACACATGCAAAAATAAGGTCATTCAATGACTGTTTCAGTTCTAGATTAATAGTGTTCTTTTCTGGTTAAGTTTCGAAATACTGCAACATCTTTGGGGTACAAGGTAATTATACTCTTTTACTAATAATGCATACATTAGTACTTGTGGATGTAGTCATTGGTTTTTCTCCCTATTTGAGCTTTAtgacctttctttttttgggaagaaaatcctctcatttcaaaaaattgataaacaaGATTGCAATTTTGAATCCTCAGCAACAACATGTAATGCTGCCTCTCAAATTTTATGGAGGGTTGCATCACATTTCTTGGTGtagttttaatttacaaaaaaccgtgataatttttcaacaaataagcatACAAAATCTCATTCCATGTATCAGGTACTCCTGGTAAGCACCAGTGAATGCAATCTGCAAAATTTTGTGGATCAGATCTCTGTTCCTTAGTCAAGAGCTTGCCCTTGTGTTCCCCATAAATTGATGTATGAGCATCCTTTCGAAATTCTGACAATTGTGTAATATTCATAAGTGTTACATTGACTTTTAATTGTTGTAATATGTCATGTACTATGTCCATGATCTTGAG from Castanea sativa cultivar Marrone di Chiusa Pesio chromosome 6, ASM4071231v1 includes:
- the LOC142640752 gene encoding uncharacterized protein LOC142640752 isoform X1 — protein: MSIMDLNHKGITWVGNFFQKLEAVCQEVDDIVSKDTVKYVENQLQNMGGNVKKFYSDVVQDAIVDSVKREAQAVALKSNAAIGTYLKSMMGDEKKREVTVIMQSNVQPKAVDLVTKQLPDALNGSHLKSQTPPTSVNSLEEAVTDKTLQKFDDVPTSENPNESTEENAIEEPAPEVLELISPGDEESSEALYSGEFNVDNHENAIEESAPEVLELISPSDEESSENLFSGELNDDNHENTFGVLAEVSPASSFHCVEFQSPPKMGTVCDSLVDVTEVVSDVSSVLTYSETSFSVLYGEKIIQEMRPLSACSSLLAESFSLSGKSPDNSLSALSCNYSGDCVCDNSSKLPSSLPAPIISCKNKSVESGLGSSSSMLSLKSIEEDNSRIKEILSLNESSESALGHSYDLNNDINDPDMETIELCDKVKLDESCVIVEPSELYAVSHRVRKLRSYRKKIQDAFASKKRLVKEYEQLAIWYGDVDMGSSKDGSQPLLTSTPAKSLDSKNLQLELSYDTEWELL
- the LOC142640752 gene encoding uncharacterized protein LOC142640752 isoform X2, producing MSIMDLNHKGITWVGNFFQKLEAVCQEVDDIVSKDTVKYVENQLQNMGGNVKKFYSDVVQDAIVDSVKREAQAVALKSNAAIGTYLKSMMGDEKKREVTVIMQSNVQPKAVDLVTKQLPDALNGSHLKSQTPPTSVNSLEEAVTDKTLQKFDDVPTSENPNESTEENAIEEPAPEVLELISPGDEESSEALYSGEFNVDNHENAIEESAPEVLELISPSDEESSENLFSVLYGEKIIQEMRPLSACSSLLAESFSLSGKSPDNSLSALSCNYSGDCVCDNSSKLPSSLPAPIISCKNKSVESGLGSSSSMLSLKSIEEDNSRIKEILSLNESSESALGHSYDLNNDINDPDMETIELCDKVKLDESCVIVEPSELYAVSHRVRKLRSYRKKIQDAFASKKRLVKEYEQLAIWYGDVDMGSSKDGSQPLLTSTPAKSLDSKNLQLELSYDTEWELL